One Falco peregrinus isolate bFalPer1 chromosome 6, bFalPer1.pri, whole genome shotgun sequence DNA segment encodes these proteins:
- the CFAP44 gene encoding cilia- and flagella-associated protein 44: protein MEAASGKEDMPSFQREHEGADEKPAEGAQADDSGVQESKTSFPKESPAPEEQEEEVESDTESIEGDLEECDNSEVPTEAQKRPEKVEKKIPEAFFYKYEDIYSRPFVTDDSGIPINLLTLKHSFGYDCTRNVNLLMMDSQTLLYIAGNQVVLQDLKTKSQSYLRSSSGGGIGFITAHPTKQYFAVGEKGKKPNLIIYEYPSLRPYRILRGGTEEAYVFGDFNHAGTLLASVGSSPDYTLTIWDWKQEKIVSRSKAFSQDVYKVTFSAGNEEQLTTSGAGHIRFWKMALTFTGLKLQGALGRFGKTAVTDIIGYVALPDGKVISGTEWGNLLLWEGGLIKVELCRAGHKPCHSGPVSQLVLDEGELVTVGKDGFIRVWNFEIIDAADSVDDTGLLEVEPMNELHVGRNVSLSFMSKVHDSGQPVWYAQDTNGAIWKLDLTFSSVTRDPECLYTFHSGRIEAMSVSPVSHLMATTALDRSVRIYDFISNSQLSEIKFKQGGTALTWAPCVVNPEGGLIAVGFEDGVVRIIEVYDPKGLPVLAGQTNTENAEISLKQAFKPHAAAVTALAYERNGDVLATGSKDKTVFFFAVGDKYEPIGFICVPGPVQALQWSPPSHVKRTLLILCENGFVLQVPAPSPEEQDTVSTYQIKNLPTQYFRFCSIKSRIKLEEEITLREKKKQEKEKAKLEWIKQQQEMGKEVKEEEPEEEPEEEEPLPPLYIPEEPSPILCGFYSAPGKFLLSLGGYDSGFLYHCEFSHDLQEDPENRKDEPFEVIPIEDTDDNPIHQISFCPSRLLMFCGMQNGALRVYPLQDKDLSVNTLKEYWCLNVHDNDYGQIRGICSSHDDRFLITCGGDGNIFAFNILSPEDVHKELKAKIPSPRSDLEKKATEDIEDPNAYNIEEVKQKKDYERIMKEAEEKKHKKREELIALRHEFLFLLQKNQELPEHMQLHREQFEMDPRFSEELNRQTAQRIQLVQKELAWEHEKHLIGLQKLRNQFRDSLAFDTVVHAIQSNHQISTYRLPAMSEECYQDKERLSWKRTVLEQARKQAENREIVTPETRHMHRANDTGIFEGEAEKLKTSEVRKPTTHYIERKHEQIRKIVEKSDTMKAKIMKRKAEWDELYKSKPSGDYENPKDVEDIKEAQENMGCYMLKTATNYRVPEHRLMNTEKKLMQLKSLEVLIHKRKVNMNKEIMSLRDLKVSIIDEIKCLVQELKSIQAALDSSECLPLPLIPQLHPDEVPEKKLEYDSDILLKFKEEQEAKAKLQEELERSPSAHAFRYECLRAPSIKKIDPMALAAAAQPMKTVSSVVTELQNVFEIEKAEPTEMELEILKREKIKNLYLQETLIKKINALVINFDAELCFLRHKKLKLDVQMKSADLRYMTWYEELLILKNLEKQENLLQGRVSALISEQEAMQSKLNSYLAQMEDRKDEIVKLQECEKALYANFQASLGENNEFSHFLTKVLKKKINWVEKKEVEREADEEDEDEEENAEESSLGTDEENSGSEDEVFDDSVCPKNCNEALFRHTIQLRQKRLDIEKALREKKNVAANLRKKYNALAKKAKVVETSLDTADGELETFQWEKQQRLNELYVVVPLKLHQVEYLVNGEMPSDFSQALVFTRQSLQYLQKRIVDLRNEKIMQRGIYKKAQEQHKQLVREKKEMEIEIRRLEEKCNHLMMKKFGRLVDFEAVQAHSVNIRMEELKVQIMEKEYVHSQELKEWEERILDLQQQLMKLTKENTSKLQQLNQFCLEKQQLETKLDSLKNDLGVEFRGTRTTDIKEKVRLESRLKHMVRDTALLKEEINLLSRKDGCLRDLALLSRKDGCRLLQPSSLQGSQTPTESFPLLTAETVTNSTSLP from the exons GCAAAGAAGACATGCCATCTTTTCAAAGGGAACACGAGGGAGCCGATGAGAAGCCAGCAGAAGGTGCACAGGCAGATGACAGTGGTGTCC aagaaagcaaaactagTTTTCCAAAGGAATCACCAGCTCCAgaggaacaggaggaagaagtggAATCAGACACTGAGAGCATTG AAGGTGATTTGGAAGAATGTGATAATAGTGAAGTACCCACAGAGGCACAAAAAAGGCCTGAGAaggtagaaaagaaaatcccagaAGCTTTCTTCTATAAGTATGAAGATATATATTCACGGCCATTTGTCACTGATGACTCTGGGATACCCATTAACCTTCTTACTCTTAA ACATTCTTTTGGATACGACTGCACCAGAAATGTAAACCTGCTGATGATGGATAGCCAAACACTGCTGTATATAGCAGGCAACCAGGTGGTGCTCCAGGACCTGAAAACTAAGTCTCAGAGTTATCTCCGGAGCAGCAGCGGTGGTGGAATTGGGTTTATCACA gCACACCCTACTAAGCAGTACTTTGCAgtaggagaaaaaggaaagaagccaAACCTCATCATCTACGAGTATCCTTCACTGAGGCCCTACAGAATACTGCGAG GTGGAACAGAGGAAGCCTATGTTTTTGGTGATTTCAATCATGCTGGCACTTTGCTGGCCAGTGTTGGAAGCAGCCCTGACTACACGCTGACTATCTGGGACTGGAAACAAGAAAAGATTGTGTCGAGGTCAAAAGCTTTTTCACAGGATGTTTACAAGGTCACATTTTCAGCTGGTAATGAGGAGCAACTAACTACATCTGGGGCAGGACACATCAG gTTCTGGAAGATGGCTCTCACATTCACTGGTCTCAAGTTACAAGGAGCTTTGGGCAGGTTTGGAAAAACAGCAGTGACCGACATTATAGGTTACGTGGCGCTGCCTGATGGGAAG GTTATCTCAGGGACTGAGTGGGGCAACTtgctgctttgggaaggggGGCTCATTAAAGTGGAGCTCTGTCGAGCTGGACACAAGCCCTGTCACAGTGGCCCTGTCAGCCAGTTAGTTCTGGATGAGGGAGAACTTGTCACTGTTGGAAAAGACGGCTTCATTCGG GTGTGGAACTTTGAGATAATAGATGCTGCTGATTCGGTGGATGATACAGGGTTACTGGAGGTGGAGCCTATGAATGAACTTCATGTTGGCAGGAACGTCAGCCTGAGTTTCATGTCAAAAGTTCATGACAGTGGACAACCTGTTTGGTATGCTCAG gaCACCAATGGAGCGATCTGGAAGCTGGATTTAACTTTTTCAAGTGTG ACCCGTGATCCAGAGTGCCTGTATACCTTCCACTCTGGAAGAATTGAGGCTATGAGTGTCTCTCCCGTTTCACACCTTATGGCCACCACTGCTCTCGACC GGTCAGTGCGTATCTATGATTTCATCAGCAACAGTCAACTGAGTGAAATTAAGTTTAAACAAGGAGGAACAGCGCTGACGTGGGCACCTTGTGTT GTAAATCCTGAAGGAGGTCTAATTGCTGTGGGGTTTGAAGATGGTGTTGTCCGCATAATTGAAGTTTACGATCCCAAAGGACTGCCTGTTCTTGCAGGACAGACCAATACAGAGAATGCAGAGATAAGTCTGAAACAGGCTTTCAAACCTCACGCCGCTGCAGTTACAGCCTTGGCATACGAACGAAATGGAGATGTGCTTGCCACAGGG agtaaagacaaaactgttttcttttttgctgttggaGATAAATATGAGCCAATTGGATTCATCTGTGTTCCTGGGCCTGTGCAGGCATTACAGTGGTCTCCACCTTCTCAT GTGAAAAGGACGCTGCTTATCCTTTGTGAGAATGGCTTTGTTCTCCAGGttcctgccccttcccctgagGAACAGGATACAGTGTCCACCTACCAAATAAAAAACTTGCCAACGCAGTACTTCCGTTTTTGTAGTATTAAATCCCGAATCAAG CTGGAAGAGGAGATCacactgagagagaaaaaaaagcaggagaaggagaaagcaaaacttGAATGGATAAAGCAGCAACAAGAGATGGGAAAGGAGGTAAAAGAAGAAGAACCTGAAGAGGAACCTGAAGAAGAAGAGCCATTGCCACCTCTCTACATACCGGAGGAGCCCAGTCCCATCCTCTGTGGGTTTTATTCAGCACCAGgaaaatttctgctttccttg ggtGGGTATGACTCAGGGTTCCTCTATCATTGTGAGTTCTCACATGATCTCCAAGAAGAccctgaaaacaggaaagatgaACCGTTTGAGGTGATTCCTATTGAGGACACTGACGACAATCCCATCCACCAAATCTCCTTCTG TCCCAGCAGATTACTGATGTTCTGTGGGATGCAGAATGGCGCATTGCGGGTTTATCCTCTTCAGGATAAAGACCTCTCAGTGAATACCCTGAAGGAATACTGGTGCCTCAATGTACATGACAATGATTATGGCCAGATCCGGGGGATCTGTTCTAGTCATGACGATAGGTTTCTGATTACCTGTGGTGGAGATGGAAACATTTTTGCCTTCAACATCTTGTCTCCAGAGGATGTTCACAAAGAGCTAAAAGCCAAAATCCCTTCTCCTAGG AGTGATCTTGAGAAGAAGGCTACTGAAGACATTGAGGATCCTAACGCCTACAA CATTGAGGAAGTCAAGCAGAAAAAGGACTATGAACGAATAATGAaggaagctgaagagaaaaaacacaagaaaagagaagagtTAATTGCACTGAGGCatgagtttcttttccttcttcaaaagaATCAGGAGTTGCCCGAGCACATGCAGCTGCACAGAGAG cagtttgaGATGGACCCTAGGTTCTCTGAGGAGCTAAATAGGCAGACAGCACAGAGAATCCAGTTAGTGCAAAAGGAGCTGGCTTGGGAGCATGAGAAACACTTGATTGGACTGCAGAAACTACGAAATCA GTTTCGGGATTCATTGGCATTTGACACTGTTGTTCACGCTATTCAAAGCAATCATCAGATTTCCACCTACAGACTTCCAGCAATGTCTGAGGAATGCTACCAAGATAAGGAACGTCTATCATGGAAGAGGACAGTACTTGAACAAGCACggaaacaagcagaaaatagGGAGATTGTCACACCCGAGACAAGGCATATGCACAGGGCTAATG ATACTGGAATTTTTGAGGGCgaagctgaaaagctgaaaacGTCAGAGGTCCGAAAGCCAACCACACATTATATAGAAAGGAAACATGagcaaatcagaaaaattgTTGAGAAATCTGACACGATGAAAGCTAAGATCATGAAGAGGAAGGCAGAGTGGGATGAATT ATACAAGAGCAAACCTAGTGGTGACTATGAGAATCCCAAAGATGTTGAGGATATCAAAGAAGCACAGGAAAATATGGGGTGTTATATGCTGAAGACTGCCACTAACTACAGAGTCCCTGAACACAGGCTTATGAACACTGAGAAGAAGTTGATGCAGCTCAAATCCCTGGAAGTGTTG atcCATAAGAGGAAAGTGAATATGAACAAAGAGATCATGTCTTTGCGGGATCTCAAGGTTTCTATTATTGATGAAATCAAGTGTTTAGTGCAAGAATTGAAATCCATACAGGCAGCCTTGGATTCATCAGAAtgtctccctcttcccctgATACCTCAGTTACACCCAGATGAGgttcctgaaaaaaaacttgAGTACGACAGTGACATTCTCCTGAAGTTTAAAGAAGAGCAGGAGGCCAAGGCAAAGCTCCAGGAAGAACTGGAAAGGTCTCCCTCAGCTCATGCATTTAGGTATGAGTGTCTTCGAGCTCCTTCCATTAAAAAGATTGACCCTAtggcactggctgcagctgcacaacCGATGAAAACAGTATCGTCTGTGGTCACAGAGCTGCAAAACGTTTTTGAGATTGAGAAGGCAGAGCCAACAGAAATGGAACTTGAAattttaaagagagagaagataaaaaatCTATACTTGCAGGAGACCTTGATTAAAAAG ATCAACGCACTGGTGATCAACTTTGATGCTGAACTCTGCTTTCTACGGCACAAGAAACTGAAGCTGGATGTCCAGATGAAAAGCGCTGACCTGCGCTACATGACGTGGTATGAAGAGCTGCTTATCCTGAAGAACCTTGAGAAACAGGAGAACCTTCTCCAGGGGCGTGTTAGTGCCCTCATCAGCGAGCAGGAGGCCATGCAA tcaAAATTGAACAGCTACCTTGCACAGATGGAGGATAGAAAGGATGAGATTGTAAAGCTTCAGGAATGTGAGAAAGCCCTTTATGCCAACTTCCAAGCATCCCTTGGAGAAAACAATGAGTTCTCCCATTTTCTGACCAAggttctgaagaagaaaatcaactgggtggaaaaaaaagaagtagaaagAGAAGCAG ATGAAGAAGATGAGGATGAAGAGGAGAACGCTGAAGAGTCCAGCCTGGGGACTGACGAAGAAAATTCTGGATCTGAAGATGAAGTTTTCGATGATTCTGTTTGCCCAAAGA ATTGCAATGAGGCACTCTTCCGACACACCATCCAGCTCCGGCAGAAGCGGTTAGACATTGAGAAAGCTTTAAGAGAGAAGAAGAACGTTGCTGCTAACCTCAGAAAGAAATATAATGCCTTAGCCAAAAAG GCAAAAGTAGTGGAAACCAGTCTGGACACTGCAGACGGAGAACTGGAGACCtttcagtgggaaaagcagcagagactgAATGAGCTATATGTAGTCGTGCCTTTGAAACTCCATCAG GTGGAGTACTTGGTTAATGGGGAGATGCCCAGTGACTTCTCCCAGGCTTTGGTATTTACCAGGCAGTCCTTACAGTATCTGCAGAAGAGAATTGTGGACCTACGTAATGAAAAGATAATGCAAAGAGGGATCTATAAGAAGGCCCAGGAGCAACATAAGCAGCTTGTCcgggaaaaaaaggagatggaGATAGAGATTCGAC GACTGGAAGAGAAGTGCAATCATCTGATGATGAAGAAGTTTGGCCGGCTGGTGGATTTTGAAGCAGTTCAAGCACACTCTGTTAACATACGCATGGAAGAGTTGAAAGTGCAAATAATGGAGAAAGAATATGTGCACTCCCAGGAGCTCAAAGAGTGGGAG GAAAGAATCTTagacctgcagcagcagctaatGAAGCTGACAAAGGAAAACAccagcaagctgcagcagctgaaccaGTTTTGCCTTGAAAAGCAGCAACTTGAAACCAAGCTGGATTCACTAAAGAATGATCTG GGAGTAGAATTTCGGGGCACCCGAACTACTGACATCAAAGAGAAGGTCAGGCTGGAGTCACGGCTCAAGCACATGGTTCGTGACACAGCCCttctaaaagaagaaatcaatCTTCTAAGCAGAAAAGATGGGTGCTTAAGAGACCTTGCTCTCCTTAGCAGAAAAGATGGGTGCCGCCTTCTGCAGCCTTCATCACTCCAGGGCTCTCAGACACCAACTGAATCGTTCCCTCTTCTTACAGCAGAAACGGTAACAAACAGTACAAGTCTCCCTTAA